A DNA window from Bacteroides cellulosilyticus contains the following coding sequences:
- a CDS encoding glycosyltransferase family 4 protein, giving the protein MAKLFIVVNVDWFFLSHRKDIALSAQKKGYEVTVVTKDTGKKSTIEALGLKVIDLPMNRSGQNIIEELYTCWFLYRLYRREKPDIVHHVGLKTILWGTLAAKLAKVHGVVNAVSGLGIFFSEENTSLVSKLLPRVLHFSHHRKNLAVIFQNEEDKGLFLKNRIIKEEQAFMIKGSGVDLNQYCYTPELESQKIKVLLTARMIVEKGVFVLVDAALKLKEKYRDKVEFLLCGGLDDNPKAIKEEELKSVCDGGYIQWLGYRTDVLELLKSCHIVAFPSYYKEGLPKSLIEAAAVGRPIVTTNSIGCKETVVDGYNGYLIPVKDSDTLAEKLNLLFEDENLRQNMGRNSRILAEKDFSIENVIHRHLEIYSQLSKA; this is encoded by the coding sequence ATGGCTAAACTTTTTATTGTTGTCAATGTCGATTGGTTTTTTCTCTCTCATCGTAAAGACATTGCTTTAAGTGCTCAAAAAAAAGGTTATGAAGTTACTGTTGTGACGAAAGATACCGGTAAAAAATCGACTATCGAAGCTTTGGGATTGAAGGTGATTGATTTGCCTATGAACCGTTCCGGGCAAAACATTATAGAGGAGTTGTATACATGTTGGTTTTTGTATCGTCTCTATCGACGTGAAAAACCGGATATTGTTCATCATGTAGGCTTAAAGACTATACTTTGGGGGACTTTAGCTGCAAAACTGGCAAAAGTACATGGAGTAGTTAATGCTGTTAGTGGATTGGGAATCTTTTTCTCAGAGGAAAATACATCATTAGTTTCAAAACTTCTCCCTAGGGTACTTCACTTTTCTCACCATCGTAAAAATCTTGCAGTAATTTTTCAGAATGAAGAAGATAAAGGTTTATTCTTAAAAAACAGGATTATAAAAGAAGAACAGGCTTTCATGATAAAAGGGTCAGGAGTAGATTTGAACCAATATTGTTATACTCCTGAACTGGAAAGTCAAAAAATCAAAGTTTTGCTTACTGCCCGTATGATTGTAGAAAAAGGGGTATTTGTGTTAGTAGATGCTGCGTTGAAACTTAAAGAAAAATATAGAGATAAAGTAGAGTTTCTGCTTTGTGGTGGATTGGATGATAACCCAAAAGCAATAAAAGAGGAGGAACTTAAATCTGTATGTGATGGTGGATATATTCAGTGGCTAGGATATCGTACGGATGTGTTGGAGTTATTGAAATCTTGCCATATAGTAGCATTCCCTTCCTATTATAAAGAGGGTCTTCCAAAGTCATTAATTGAAGCTGCTGCTGTTGGTCGTCCTATAGTGACTACGAATTCCATTGGATGTAAAGAAACAGTGGTGGATGGCTATAATGGTTATCTAATTCCTGTAAAAGACAGTGATACTTTAGCGGAGAAATTGAACCTTCTTTTTGAAGATGAGAATTTGAGACAAAATATGGGGCGCAACTCGCGTATTTTGGCTGAAAAAGATTTTTCAATAGAGAATGTAATACATAGACATCTTGAAATATATAGTCAGTTGAGTAAAGCATGA
- a CDS encoding glycosyltransferase produces MTNLIRVLHVVTKMDAAGIETLLMTFYRQMDRSKVQFDFLVHRNSEGFYDNEILKMGGRIYSVPSLHPFHHSKYIDSLNCFFASHPEYKIVHSHINTFSMYVLRAAKEAGIPVRIAHSHIANPSLSIKTPFRIYTKLLLRRYSTHNFACSIMAGKWLFGKKNTSSPNFYLVRNAIYSTKYLFDEKIRIEIRNTFNIEKEFVFLHVGRFVKQKNHIFLLNFFVRFHQKYPNSKLWLIGEGPLKKEVEHKIMKLGIIDSVELLGVRENVNQFMMAADCLLFPSIFEGLGIVAVEAQTSGMLTIVSNNIPVEANISSLFHQLPLDVEKWVSEVEYLLEYERGKENVASQSGYDVKETASWLQNFYLENFL; encoded by the coding sequence ATGACAAATTTGATCCGTGTTTTGCATGTTGTTACTAAGATGGATGCAGCAGGCATAGAAACTTTACTTATGACATTTTATAGGCAAATGGATCGAAGTAAAGTACAGTTTGATTTTTTAGTTCATCGGAATTCTGAAGGTTTCTATGATAATGAAATTCTTAAAATGGGGGGAAGGATTTATTCTGTTCCTTCTTTGCATCCTTTTCATCATAGTAAATATATAGATTCTTTGAACTGTTTTTTTGCTTCTCATCCAGAATATAAAATAGTTCATTCTCATATAAATACTTTTAGTATGTATGTACTTAGAGCGGCTAAGGAAGCTGGAATTCCTGTCAGAATTGCTCATAGTCACATTGCAAATCCTTCTTTGAGCATAAAGACTCCTTTTCGAATATATACAAAATTGTTGTTACGACGATATTCCACTCACAATTTTGCATGCTCTATAATGGCTGGGAAATGGCTGTTTGGTAAAAAAAACACATCATCTCCAAATTTTTATTTGGTTAGAAATGCGATTTATTCTACAAAATATTTATTTGATGAAAAGATTCGAATAGAAATTCGCAATACATTTAATATTGAGAAAGAGTTTGTATTTCTTCATGTAGGGCGATTTGTAAAACAGAAAAATCATATATTCTTATTGAATTTTTTTGTTCGATTTCATCAAAAATATCCAAATTCCAAACTTTGGTTGATTGGAGAAGGACCGTTGAAGAAAGAAGTAGAACATAAAATTATGAAATTAGGAATAATTGATAGTGTTGAGCTTTTAGGGGTGAGGGAGAATGTTAATCAATTTATGATGGCTGCTGATTGTCTTTTATTTCCTTCCATATTTGAGGGGTTGGGAATTGTTGCGGTTGAAGCACAAACATCGGGGATGCTTACAATTGTCTCTAATAATATTCCGGTAGAAGCAAATATATCTTCATTATTTCATCAATTACCTCTAGATGTTGAAAAATGGGTTTCTGAAGTGGAATATTTACTTGAATATGAGAGAGGCAAAGAGAATGTAGCTTCTCAATCGGGGTATGATGTAAAAGAAACAGCTTCTTGGTTGCAAAATTTTTATTTAGAGAATTTTTTATAA
- a CDS encoding ATP-grasp fold amidoligase family protein, producing the protein MNYKRIIQSQKLRFLILKFLAFVPDTIMLKWQYRIKMGRKLDLNSPQRYTEKLQLYKMYYRNPILFQCVDKYRVREYVATKGLTSILNTLYGVYEDCKDIDWKVLPDSFVIKTTDGGGGENVFICKNKSDLDIESVKSHLVAWKNKKDINAGREWAYTGITKSQYIIEELLVNEDNPDAGISDYKIFCFNGKPYCIVYDIDRYIGHKRNFYDTKWCCLNVSSDCPSFFDSGQKPKGLDDMLMVAEVLSADFPFVRVDLYYIRNKVYFGELTFYPWSGYVQFNPDEFDFILGKQFDISSFLPF; encoded by the coding sequence ATGAATTATAAAAGAATTATCCAAAGCCAAAAACTGCGTTTCCTAATTCTGAAATTTTTAGCTTTTGTTCCAGATACTATTATGCTGAAATGGCAGTATCGTATAAAAATGGGACGCAAACTTGATTTAAATAGTCCTCAACGCTATACGGAGAAGTTGCAGTTATATAAAATGTATTATCGTAACCCAATTCTGTTTCAATGCGTTGATAAATACCGAGTTAGAGAATATGTAGCTACTAAGGGATTAACTTCCATATTAAATACTTTATATGGAGTGTATGAAGATTGTAAAGATATAGATTGGAAAGTGTTACCAGATAGTTTTGTTATCAAAACGACAGATGGTGGTGGAGGGGAAAATGTTTTTATATGTAAGAATAAATCAGACCTGGATATAGAGTCTGTGAAAAGCCATCTAGTTGCTTGGAAAAATAAGAAGGATATAAATGCAGGACGCGAATGGGCATATACTGGGATTACAAAATCTCAATATATAATTGAGGAATTACTTGTAAATGAAGATAATCCTGATGCTGGAATATCTGATTATAAAATATTTTGTTTTAACGGGAAACCTTATTGTATTGTATATGATATAGATCGATACATTGGTCATAAACGTAATTTTTATGATACTAAATGGTGCTGTTTGAATGTTTCTAGTGATTGTCCTTCATTTTTTGATTCTGGACAGAAGCCTAAAGGCTTGGATGATATGTTAATGGTAGCAGAAGTATTATCTGCAGATTTCCCTTTTGTGCGCGTTGATTTGTATTATATTCGAAATAAGGTGTATTTTGGAGAATTAACTTTTTATCCTTGGAGTGGCTATGTACAATTTAATCCAGATGAATTTGATTTTATATTAGGAAAACAGTTTGATATTTCTTCTTTTTTACCTTTCTAA
- a CDS encoding NAD-dependent epimerase, with the protein MKILVTGAAGFIGSYVCRHLLGRGDEVLGLDNLNDYYDVNLKYGRLGTLGISKDDIDWYKFVGSSEYSSFRFVRMNLEDKQAMRMLFANEHFDKVVNLAAQAGVRYSIENPYAYVESNVDGFLNILEGCRHYKVKHLIYASSSSVYGLNGKVPFSERDSIAHPVSLYAATKKSNELMAHTYSHLYGIPSTGLRFFTVYGPWGRPDMSPFLFADAMLHHRPIKVFNNGDMLRDFTYIDDIVEGVLRVIDHTPSPDFDWQAETPDPSTSTAPYKIYNIGNSHPVKLMDFIQAIEEAIGHPAEKVFLPMQPGDVYQTNADTTALQNELGFKPNKSIGEGVKDTIEWYRSFYQL; encoded by the coding sequence ATGAAAATTTTAGTTACCGGTGCAGCCGGTTTTATAGGCTCTTATGTGTGTAGGCATCTATTGGGTCGTGGTGATGAGGTTCTTGGGCTGGATAATTTGAATGACTACTATGACGTGAACCTGAAATATGGTCGTTTGGGTACACTGGGTATCTCTAAGGATGATATAGACTGGTATAAGTTTGTAGGAAGTTCAGAATATTCTTCTTTCCGTTTTGTTCGTATGAATCTTGAGGACAAACAAGCTATGCGGATGCTGTTTGCCAATGAGCATTTTGATAAGGTAGTGAATCTTGCAGCTCAGGCGGGAGTAAGATATTCTATTGAAAATCCTTATGCTTACGTAGAAAGTAATGTGGATGGATTTCTAAATATTTTAGAAGGATGTCGTCATTACAAAGTAAAACATTTGATATATGCCAGTTCCAGTAGTGTATATGGTTTGAATGGTAAAGTTCCCTTTTCAGAAAGGGATAGTATAGCTCATCCGGTGAGTTTATATGCTGCTACGAAGAAGTCTAATGAATTGATGGCTCACACATACAGTCATCTCTATGGCATTCCTTCAACAGGACTCCGTTTTTTTACGGTATATGGTCCTTGGGGACGCCCTGACATGTCTCCTTTCTTGTTTGCAGATGCCATGTTACACCATCGTCCTATAAAGGTATTCAATAACGGTGATATGCTTCGTGACTTTACCTATATTGACGATATTGTAGAGGGTGTTTTGCGAGTGATAGATCATACTCCATCTCCTGATTTTGACTGGCAAGCGGAAACACCGGATCCCAGTACCTCCACTGCACCTTACAAGATTTATAACATTGGTAATTCGCATCCTGTGAAGTTGATGGATTTTATACAGGCCATAGAAGAAGCGATTGGGCATCCGGCAGAGAAGGTATTTCTTCCGATGCAACCCGGTGATGTTTATCAGACAAATGCAGATACTACAGCATTGCAGAATGAATTGGGATTTAAACCTAATAAATCTATTGGAGAAGGAGTGAAAGATACAATAGAGTGGTATCGTTCTTTTTATCAATTATAA
- a CDS encoding UDP-glucose dehydrogenase family protein produces the protein MKIAIVGTGYVGLVTGTCFSEMGIDVTCVDVQESKIENLKKGIIPIYEPGLEDMVHRNYNAGRLNFTTCLSDCLDDVEVVFSAVGTPPDEDGSADLRYVLEVARTIGRNMKKYVLVVTKSTVPVGTAQKVKAAIQEELDKRHEEIEFDVASNPEFLKEGDAVDDFMKPDRVVVGVESEKAKDIMERLYKPFMMNNYRLIFTDIPSAEMIKYAANSMLATRISFMNDIANLCELVGADVNMVRKGIGADSRIGSKFLYPGCGYGGSCFPKDVKALIKTAEKNGYPMRVLEAVEEVNEKQKSILFEKLLKHFNGDIKGKQVAMWGLAFKPETDDMREAPALVLIDKLVESSVTVKVYDPIAMKECKRRVGDKVIYATDMYDAVLDADALLVVTEWKEFRMPSWGVLKKTMKQPLVIDGRNIYDKNELQEIGVEYRCIGKL, from the coding sequence ATGAAAATAGCAATTGTCGGAACTGGTTATGTCGGTTTGGTAACTGGAACTTGTTTCTCGGAAATGGGGATAGATGTTACTTGTGTAGATGTACAAGAAAGTAAAATTGAGAATTTGAAGAAAGGAATTATCCCCATTTATGAACCGGGATTGGAGGATATGGTACATCGCAACTATAATGCAGGGCGATTGAACTTTACGACCTGTTTATCAGATTGTCTGGATGATGTGGAGGTGGTGTTTAGCGCTGTAGGGACGCCTCCCGATGAAGATGGAAGTGCAGACTTGAGGTATGTGCTTGAAGTAGCCCGTACCATTGGGCGTAACATGAAAAAGTATGTACTGGTAGTTACTAAGAGTACAGTTCCTGTAGGCACTGCACAGAAAGTAAAAGCTGCTATTCAGGAAGAACTTGATAAGCGACATGAGGAGATTGAGTTTGATGTGGCGTCCAATCCTGAATTCCTGAAGGAGGGGGATGCAGTGGATGATTTTATGAAACCGGATCGTGTAGTGGTCGGTGTTGAATCTGAAAAAGCAAAGGACATTATGGAGCGTCTTTATAAACCTTTCATGATGAATAATTATCGTTTGATATTTACAGATATTCCGAGTGCTGAAATGATAAAGTATGCAGCCAATTCGATGTTGGCTACTCGTATCAGCTTCATGAATGATATTGCGAACTTGTGTGAACTGGTAGGTGCAGATGTAAATATGGTACGCAAGGGCATTGGTGCAGATAGTCGTATTGGAAGCAAGTTCCTTTATCCAGGTTGTGGTTACGGTGGATCCTGTTTTCCGAAAGATGTAAAAGCGTTAATAAAAACAGCGGAAAAGAATGGTTATCCGATGCGGGTGCTTGAAGCAGTGGAAGAGGTAAATGAAAAACAAAAGAGTATTCTTTTCGAAAAGTTGTTGAAGCATTTCAATGGTGATATAAAAGGTAAGCAGGTGGCTATGTGGGGATTGGCATTCAAGCCGGAAACGGACGATATGCGTGAGGCTCCGGCTTTGGTACTGATAGATAAATTAGTAGAATCCAGTGTGACAGTGAAAGTGTATGACCCTATTGCCATGAAGGAATGCAAACGTAGAGTAGGTGATAAGGTTATTTATGCTACGGATATGTACGATGCTGTATTGGATGCTGATGCTTTGCTGGTGGTGACCGAATGGAAAGAGTTCAGGATGCCAAGTTGGGGAGTGTTGAAAAAAACAATGAAGCAACCATTAGTGATTGATGGTCGTAATATTTATGATAAGAATGAGTTACAGGAAATAGGGGTTGAGTATAGATGTATTGGAAAACTCTGA